Genomic window (Pseudomonas xantholysinigenes):
GCAAGGCGAAAACAGCCACGGAACGATCGGCATCGTACTCGATTGTATTGGAGTACATGAGCATTCCTAGGCTGTTTTCAATGCAGCATGAATGAGTATCAAGGCTTTTCGTACAGATCTAACGCGAAATCGCCATCCACCCGGCGCAGCCGGTCATTGTCCCAGCGGATACTCTGTTCAGGCGCTTCATCGCATGCGGGGATTGAATGATGCGCCTGAGTCGCGCCCCCGCCAAGAGATACGCCAACTGGATCGTCAGGTCGATCACGATACCGAGTGCGAGAATGAACACCACTTCCGGGGCGGACAGCGCGGTGAGGTCGAAGGCGTGGGGCAGGACCGCGCCGAAGAACACCACGGCTTTCGGGTTGCCCAGGGTCAATAGCACGCCGGCCAGCAGCCCTTTGCTGGCCGATCGTGGTTGAGGTGCCTGAGGTAATTCGACATTGCTGGACCACAGGTTC
Coding sequences:
- a CDS encoding LysE family translocator translates to MLTASSIWLFIIPFAIAAAIPGPAQGALLGQVVSRGARSTLSFVAGMVLGNAVWLLVATLGLAALAVQFEQVFVAIKWLGVAFVLFMAWNLWSSNVELPQAPQPRSASKGLLAGVLLTLGNPKAVVFFGAVLPHAFDLTALSAPEVVFILALGIVIDLTIQLAYLLAGARLRRIIQSPHAMKRLNRVSAGTMTGCAGWMAISR